In Nicotiana tabacum cultivar K326 chromosome 17, ASM71507v2, whole genome shotgun sequence, one DNA window encodes the following:
- the LOC142171891 gene encoding F-box/FBD/LRR-repeat protein At1g13570-like: protein MVAFKDTTEKIENDIDDDLGALEEEIAMVSRNMDGLMRRYRNIRRGRMPPRRTRKCNEQDKNDEKCYECGRYGHIQAECPDSKRKDILDLTLKKFQKMMNELMRLNMEKKDWELKLEVCEIEKESKGDVNDMISELPNCLLTFILSLLSIKDAVKTSVLSRRWRHLFMLIPNLVVDSANIFSDQDHRRFTLSSYEAFEKERREFVMRVDQFMQLMRGSHIRSLTVGFFMDSEYSSHLDGWLKVAIASGLTKLELFLSLEQNFLTQFIVDEHRLYNFPYWLFSESNTSMLSHLRLENCVLRTPGDFKGFRNLRTLELNDVILAEDFATEILPSCLLLEQLTFLWCKLKSTLCFDHPSLSLEHLKVLHCCPKTIIKISSMNLTTFEYDDMMKIAYLYAPQLKEICSINTRGPLSFAHFSRLPQLEILLLYVDYLQIQKIPRSLDTMASLKKLSLFLLSADDDFDLSWVITVLKAAPFLQKLVLTLHGGERNADQKDIRKLDGVHHDQLKEFEMHGCAGNWYEMELQLFVLSRASRLERLIISPSTSMYAGNGRWVDIYEGARCWNQSCQEIVRNQLEGHVPQGVQLAFL, encoded by the exons aTGGTCGCCTTCAAAGATACAACTGAAAAGATAGAAAATGATATTGATGACGACCTTGGAGCTCTTGAAGAAGAGATTGCCATGGTATCAAGGAACATGGATGGTTTAATGAGGAGATACAGAAACATAAGAAGAGGTAGAATGCCACCCAGGCGAACTAGGAAATGTAATGAACAAGACAAGAATGATGAAaaatgttatgagtgtggaagatATGGGCATATTCAAGCTGAATGCCCAGATTCTAAAAGAAAG gatattcttgaCCTTACTCTAAAAAAGTttcaaaaaatgatgaatgaactAATGAGACTCAACATGGAAAAGAAAGACTGGGAACTGAAGCTTGAagtatgtgaaattgaaaaagag AGTAAGGGAGACGTCAATGATATGATCAGTGAACTTCCAAATTGCCTGCTAACATTCATCCTCTCTCTCTTAAGCATAAAAGATGCAGTCAAGACCAGCGTATTGTCCCGTAGATGGAGGCATCTTTTCATGCTGATCCCCAACCTAGTAGTTGATAGTGCCAATATCTTTAGTGATCAAGACCATAGGAGATTTACTCTTTCAAGTTATGAGGCTTTTGAAAAGGAAAGGCGTGAGTTTGTTATGCGTGTGGATCAGTTCATGCAGCTAATGCGTGGAAGTCATATACGTTCCCTGACGGTGGGTTTCTTCATGGATAGTGAATATTCATCTCATCTAGATGGTTGGTTGAAAGTTGCAATTGCATCTGGACTGACCAAACTTGAACTCTTCCTCTCATTGGAGCAGAATTTCTTGACTCAATTTATAGTTGATGAGCATCGCCTATACAATTTCCCCTATTGGCTCTTTTCAGAATCAAATACATCAATGTTGAGCCATTTGCGGTTAGAAAACTGTGTTTTGAGGACTCCAGGCGACTTCAAGGGCTTTAGAAATTTGAGAACTCTTGAACTGAACGATGTGATTTTGGCTGAAGACTTTGCCACAGAAATTCTCCCTAGTTGTTTGCTACTTGAACAATTGACCTTTCTTTGGTGTAAGCTAAAATCAACCTTATGCTTTGATCATCCATCTCTATCACTGGAGCATCTGAAGGTGCTTCATTGTTGTCCTAAGACAATTATTAAAATATCTTCCATGAACCTCACAACCTTTGagtatgatgatatgatgaagATCGCATATCTTTATGCTCCCCAGTTGAAAGAAATATGTTCAATAAATACAAGGGGTCCTCTTTCATTTGCCCATTTCTCTAGACTTCCTCAACTTGAAATCTTACTTCTGTACGTGGATTATCTCCAA ATACAAAAAATTCCAAGAAGTCTTGACACTATGGCCAGTCTTAAGAAACTGAGTTTGTTTCTGCTGTCTGCGGATGATGATTTTGATCTTTCATGGGTTATAACTGTCTTGAAAGCTGCACCCTTTCTTCAGAAGCTTGTGTTGACT TTACACGGAGGTGAAAGGAATGCAGATCAAAAGGATATACGAAAATTAGACGGAGTCCATCATGATCAACTAAAAGAGTTTGAGATGCATGGATGTGCTGGTAATTGGTACGAAATGGAGCTTCAATTGTTTGTATTGAGTAGGGCAAGCAGATTGGAGCGGTTAATTATCAGTCCTTCAACAAGTATGTATGCTGGGAATGGAAGATGGGTCGATATTTATGAGGGAGCTCGCTGCTGGAATCAATCTTGCCAAGAAATAGTAAGGAATCAACTTGAGGGTCACGTTCCCCAAGGGGTTCAGTTGGCATTTCTCTAA